One region of Candidatus Polarisedimenticolaceae bacterium genomic DNA includes:
- a CDS encoding cohesin domain-containing protein has product MSITQRTAGAALALLILAGSGCAAQKAYHTAEQAARRENWDQAVLAFSKASALDPGNSRYDIALSRAKLKASAEHFDKAKRYAKSQQWDLAVAEYQQTLLLNPGNQHAADEMDKALTMIRRRDEQPSEIERLKEQAKKDALAPPKLSAKSNIPIQVQFRDKPIGQIFDVIGKASQINFIYDEKTDLNKPMTIEIGSVTLEKALDILMLQTKNFYKVIDEHTLLIAPDSRQKRTELEDQVIRTFYLSSAETKQVVSVVRTLLNSRQVAENDALNSVSIKDTPDKVAIAEKLIDSNDKSKGEVIIDVELMEVNRHTLQNVGIDLSSKSLSLQFLDGKTSLPLNNLSSLKQQGNWLLGPIPSVVINFLKSDTDSKTIAQPQLRVSEGEKAEIVIANRIPIPNTSFNSSQTVGGNIVPITSFTYQNVGITLQIEPRVHHNKEVSLKVQVEVSNLAGTVDLGTGVTQPIIGTRQVQTVIRLRDGETNLLAGLIKRDDTVTKSGVAGLSDVPGIGDVLSSHNTDRQDTDLVLTLTPYIVRIPDISEDDLQTLWVGTEDNMRLRGSVRGVMGVSPFQDADEDTGKAVAGPNPTKPYLPPLSPDAQKPATAGAQGAAGTIGGVAVEKNRAEAPVPVPVPTPAPTGGSSGTVGGSGTQETPPPPPAPPPQGGEQGGGEVVNPPAEGSPPEQPPVTSPATVRIVPSAPSYHIGDRVVVEVRIDNATNVGSVPFHLKYNRQVIEFVPPAVQGPFLNADGANTVFLANDNGGEIVVGLSRLGSGDGMTGGGTLATFQFQAINAGDCGFAWNGASVKDPQARNLPASFLTAPVAVEP; this is encoded by the coding sequence GTGTCGATCACGCAACGCACGGCGGGGGCGGCCCTGGCGCTCCTGATCCTCGCTGGAAGCGGCTGCGCCGCGCAGAAGGCGTACCACACCGCCGAGCAGGCGGCGCGGCGCGAGAACTGGGACCAGGCGGTCCTGGCCTTCAGCAAGGCCTCGGCGCTCGATCCGGGCAACTCGCGCTACGACATCGCGCTGTCCCGCGCGAAGCTGAAGGCCTCCGCCGAGCACTTCGACAAGGCCAAGCGCTACGCGAAGTCCCAGCAGTGGGACCTCGCGGTGGCCGAGTACCAGCAGACGCTCCTCCTGAATCCCGGGAACCAGCACGCGGCGGACGAGATGGACAAGGCGCTCACGATGATCAGGCGCCGCGACGAGCAACCCTCCGAGATCGAGCGCCTGAAGGAGCAGGCCAAGAAGGACGCGTTGGCACCGCCCAAGCTCTCGGCGAAATCGAACATCCCGATCCAGGTCCAGTTCCGCGACAAGCCGATCGGCCAGATCTTCGACGTCATCGGCAAGGCGTCTCAGATCAACTTCATCTACGATGAGAAGACCGACCTGAACAAGCCGATGACGATCGAGATCGGCAGCGTCACGCTCGAGAAGGCGCTCGACATCCTGATGCTGCAGACGAAGAACTTCTACAAGGTCATCGACGAGCACACCCTCTTGATCGCGCCGGACAGCCGGCAGAAGCGGACGGAGCTCGAAGACCAGGTCATCCGCACGTTCTACCTCTCGTCCGCCGAGACCAAGCAGGTCGTCTCGGTCGTCCGCACGCTCCTGAACTCGCGGCAGGTCGCCGAGAACGACGCGCTCAACTCCGTGTCGATCAAGGACACCCCCGACAAGGTCGCGATCGCCGAGAAGCTCATCGACTCGAACGACAAGTCCAAGGGCGAGGTGATCATCGACGTCGAGCTCATGGAGGTCAACCGGCACACGCTCCAGAACGTCGGCATCGACCTGTCCTCCAAATCGCTCAGCCTCCAGTTCCTGGACGGCAAGACGTCGCTCCCGCTGAACAACCTCTCCAGCCTCAAGCAGCAGGGGAACTGGCTCCTCGGGCCGATCCCTTCGGTCGTCATCAACTTCCTCAAGAGCGACACCGACTCGAAGACGATCGCCCAGCCGCAGCTCCGCGTCTCGGAGGGCGAGAAGGCCGAGATCGTCATCGCGAACCGCATCCCGATCCCGAACACGTCGTTCAACAGCTCCCAGACCGTCGGCGGCAACATCGTGCCGATCACCTCGTTCACCTATCAGAACGTCGGCATCACGCTCCAGATCGAGCCGCGCGTCCACCACAACAAGGAGGTGTCGCTCAAGGTGCAGGTCGAGGTCTCGAACCTCGCCGGCACCGTCGACCTCGGCACCGGGGTTACGCAGCCGATCATCGGCACGCGTCAGGTCCAGACGGTCATCCGCCTGCGCGACGGCGAGACGAACCTGCTCGCGGGCCTCATCAAGCGCGACGACACGGTGACGAAGTCGGGGGTCGCCGGCCTCAGCGACGTCCCCGGGATCGGCGACGTGCTCTCGAGTCACAACACCGACCGGCAGGACACCGATCTCGTCCTGACCCTGACCCCGTACATCGTGCGCATCCCGGACATCTCGGAGGACGACCTTCAGACGCTGTGGGTCGGGACCGAGGACAACATGCGCCTCCGCGGTTCCGTGCGCGGCGTCATGGGCGTGTCGCCGTTCCAGGACGCCGACGAGGACACCGGGAAGGCCGTCGCCGGGCCGAACCCGACGAAGCCCTATCTCCCGCCGCTCTCGCCCGACGCGCAGAAGCCGGCGACGGCCGGGGCCCAAGGCGCCGCGGGCACGATCGGCGGCGTCGCGGTCGAGAAGAACCGTGCCGAGGCGCCGGTTCCGGTGCCCGTTCCGACTCCGGCCCCGACCGGTGGATCGAGCGGTACGGTCGGCGGCTCGGGGACGCAAGAGACGCCGCCTCCGCCACCCGCGCCGCCGCCCCAGGGTGGCGAGCAGGGTGGGGGCGAGGTCGTCAACCCTCCGGCGGAGGGTTCGCCGCCCGAGCAGCCGCCGGTTACGAGCCCGGCCACGGTGCGCATCGTGCCGTCGGCGCCGTCGTACCACATCGGCGACCGCGTCGTCGTCGAGGTGCGCATCGACAACGCGACGAACGTCGGCTCGGTCCCGTTCCACCTCAAGTACAACCGTCAGGTCATCGAATTCGTCCCGCCCGCGGTCCAGGGGCCGTTCCTGAACGCCGACGGCGCGAACACCGTCTTCCTCGCCAACGACAACGGCGGCGAGATCGTCGTCGGTCTCTCGCGGCTCGGAAGCGGCGACGGGATGACCGGCGGCGGCACGCTCGCGACCTTCCAGTTCCAGGCGATCAACGCGGGCGACTGCGGCTTCGCGTGGAACGGCGCGTCGGTCAAGGACCCACAGGCGCGCAACCTCCCGGCGAGCTTCCTCACGGCGCCGGTCGCGGTCGAGCCGTAG
- a CDS encoding GspE/PulE family protein, producing the protein MTERPDVKDRNLAPGLEPDAEGSVLSEETIARRAADRIGVEYVDLENFEFDPDLFRSIPVDLMFRYNFVPRQRTATGLQIVVADPTDVLMVDELELLLGSPVEVAVGTPTAIQEILKKSESSQRVLEEATEEFRIQVVREDDETGEETLTIDKLTSDQSPIIKLVDSTLFNALQRRASDIHVETRDKEVVIKYRIDGVLYQAMEPIDKKFHQTIISRIKVMSELDISEKRVPQDGRFKLRMKGRTVDFRVSIMPSVHGEDCVIRILDKESTNREFASLSLNVCGFDDREVVRMRRFIKEPYGMVLVTGPTGSGKTTTLYAAISEIKNDEDKIITIEDPVEYQLPGITQIPVNEKKGLTFARGLRSILRHDPDKIMVGEIRDAETAQIAIQSALTGHLVFTTVHANNVIDVLGRFLNMGVEPYNFVSALNCILAQRLVRLICSSCRRPTKVTREQLTESGLDPARYLDYTFYEGKGCIDCNGAGYTGRTAIAELLDMSDRIREMILEKKPAADIKRAAKEEGMTFLREAALAKVFAGKTTLHEVNKVTFIE; encoded by the coding sequence ATGACCGAACGGCCGGACGTCAAGGACAGGAACCTCGCCCCCGGGCTCGAGCCCGACGCCGAGGGCTCCGTCCTCTCCGAAGAGACGATCGCGCGCCGCGCGGCCGATCGCATCGGCGTCGAGTACGTCGACCTCGAGAACTTCGAGTTCGACCCGGATCTGTTCCGCTCCATCCCGGTCGATCTCATGTTCCGGTACAACTTCGTGCCGCGTCAGCGGACGGCGACGGGGCTCCAGATCGTCGTCGCCGATCCGACCGACGTGCTCATGGTCGACGAGCTCGAGCTCCTCCTCGGGAGCCCGGTCGAGGTCGCCGTCGGGACGCCGACGGCCATCCAGGAGATCCTGAAGAAGTCGGAGTCGAGCCAGCGCGTGCTCGAGGAGGCGACCGAGGAGTTCCGGATCCAGGTCGTCCGGGAGGACGACGAGACCGGCGAAGAAACGCTCACGATCGACAAGCTCACCTCGGACCAGTCACCGATCATCAAGCTCGTCGATTCGACCCTGTTCAACGCCCTCCAGCGCCGCGCCTCCGACATCCACGTCGAGACACGCGACAAGGAGGTCGTCATCAAGTACCGGATCGACGGCGTCCTCTATCAGGCGATGGAGCCGATCGACAAGAAGTTCCACCAGACGATCATCTCGCGCATCAAGGTCATGTCCGAGCTCGACATCTCGGAGAAGCGGGTGCCGCAGGACGGCCGGTTCAAGCTCCGGATGAAGGGGCGCACCGTCGACTTCCGCGTGTCGATCATGCCGTCGGTCCACGGCGAGGACTGCGTCATCCGTATCCTCGACAAGGAGTCGACGAACCGCGAGTTCGCCTCGCTCTCGCTCAACGTCTGCGGCTTCGACGATCGTGAGGTGGTGCGGATGCGCCGCTTCATCAAGGAGCCGTACGGGATGGTCCTCGTCACCGGCCCCACCGGCTCCGGGAAGACGACGACCCTCTACGCCGCGATCTCCGAGATCAAGAACGACGAGGACAAGATCATCACGATCGAGGATCCGGTCGAGTACCAGCTCCCGGGAATCACGCAGATCCCCGTCAACGAGAAGAAGGGACTGACCTTCGCGCGCGGGCTCCGCTCGATCCTCCGCCACGACCCCGACAAGATCATGGTCGGCGAGATCCGTGACGCGGAGACCGCCCAGATCGCGATCCAGTCGGCGCTCACCGGCCACCTCGTCTTCACGACGGTCCACGCGAACAACGTCATCGACGTCCTGGGCCGGTTCCTCAACATGGGGGTCGAGCCGTACAACTTCGTCTCGGCGCTCAACTGCATCCTCGCGCAGCGCCTCGTCCGCCTCATCTGCAGCAGCTGCCGGCGCCCCACGAAGGTCACGCGCGAGCAGCTCACCGAGTCGGGGCTCGATCCCGCCCGTTACCTCGACTACACCTTCTACGAGGGGAAGGGCTGCATCGATTGCAACGGCGCGGGCTACACCGGGCGCACGGCGATCGCCGAGCTGCTCGACATGTCGGACCGCATCCGCGAGATGATCCTCGAAAAGAAACCCGCCGCGGACATCAAGCGCGCCGCCAAGGAAGAGGGGATGACCTTCCTCCGCGAGGCGGCGCTCGCGAAGGTGTTCGCCGGCAAGACCACGCTCCACGAAGTCAACAAGGTGACCTTCATCGAATGA
- a CDS encoding secretin N-terminal domain-containing protein, producing MKRPVLSIAGLVALTVALASPAFSGVTARAFEVKFKSLADAAELVSPLLSPQGTVTLQPRLKTLTVQDQAEVLDRIAAVLKSFDTAPRDVEIAMSLFLGTDRREQEAGRSVPPETMTRDVRGIAETLGDFTKWNSYEPLGGRAVTAAEGGRVTASLSDEYRVAYDVETVRDDTVRLTNFVLQRVTRSPEGKETVQDVYSAAVVLPVGRMLMLGAAQNPESKRALFLTLRARPR from the coding sequence ATGAAGCGCCCCGTGCTCTCCATCGCGGGGCTCGTCGCCCTCACCGTCGCCCTCGCGTCCCCGGCCTTCTCCGGCGTCACGGCGCGCGCGTTCGAGGTGAAATTCAAGTCGCTCGCCGATGCGGCCGAGCTCGTGAGCCCGCTCCTCTCGCCGCAGGGCACCGTGACGCTCCAGCCGCGCCTCAAGACCCTCACCGTCCAGGACCAAGCCGAGGTCCTGGACCGGATCGCCGCGGTGCTCAAGAGCTTCGACACGGCCCCGCGCGACGTCGAGATCGCCATGAGCCTCTTCCTCGGCACCGACCGGCGCGAGCAGGAAGCGGGGCGCTCCGTCCCGCCCGAGACGATGACGCGGGACGTGCGCGGGATCGCCGAAACGCTCGGCGACTTCACGAAGTGGAACTCGTACGAGCCGCTCGGCGGGCGCGCGGTGACGGCGGCGGAGGGCGGAAGGGTCACGGCCTCGCTCTCCGACGAGTACCGCGTCGCCTACGACGTCGAGACGGTGCGCGACGACACCGTGCGCCTCACGAACTTCGTGCTCCAGCGGGTCACGCGCAGCCCCGAGGGGAAGGAGACGGTCCAGGACGTCTACTCCGCGGCCGTCGTGCTTCCCGTCGGCCGCATGCTCATGCTAGGCGCCGCGCAGAACCCCGAGTCCAAGCGGGCCCTCTTCCTCACGCTCCGCGCGAGGCCGAGGTAG
- a CDS encoding type II secretion system F family protein: protein MAQFVCRMALPTGEIVERTMVADSESALRRELEEKDMLLLESRRANPLASALSDAMAVRSRIASREFLFFNQEFSALLKAGLPILASLDILIDRRKNQVFKKALVNIRERVRSGEALSEAFAAQGDLFPKLYAASLASGERSGELPSVLKRYISYTRNVMTIQKKVVGAMIYPAILVTASIIIVVIMLFYVIPTFASLFKDLGTTLPWMTQLLVDAATFLRSMWQVLVAAIVGGVVAFAVWKRSPSGRVGFDRLKMKIPLIGPAIKDYAQNRFTRTLSTLLAGGIPLVTSLELAARAVGNYVLEKELMDATVRVREGQSLWESLERTGYIGDMAIEMVKVGESTGALVEMLDNASEFSEEEIDYRLSKMVTLIEPLMLVFMALIVTGMILAIYMPLFQAVGNSKF from the coding sequence GTGGCGCAGTTCGTCTGCCGCATGGCGCTCCCGACCGGGGAGATCGTCGAGCGCACGATGGTCGCCGACAGCGAGTCGGCCTTGAGGCGCGAGCTCGAGGAGAAGGACATGCTTCTCCTGGAGTCGCGTCGCGCGAACCCGCTCGCCTCGGCGCTCTCCGACGCGATGGCGGTGCGGTCGCGGATCGCGTCGCGCGAGTTCCTCTTCTTCAACCAGGAGTTCTCGGCGCTGCTCAAGGCCGGCCTTCCGATCCTCGCCAGCCTCGACATCCTGATCGACCGCCGCAAGAACCAGGTCTTCAAGAAGGCGCTCGTCAACATCCGCGAGCGCGTGCGGTCGGGCGAGGCGCTGTCGGAGGCGTTCGCGGCGCAGGGCGATCTCTTCCCCAAGCTCTACGCCGCATCGCTCGCCTCGGGCGAGCGCTCGGGCGAGCTGCCGAGCGTGCTCAAGCGCTACATCTCCTACACGCGGAACGTCATGACGATCCAGAAGAAGGTCGTCGGCGCGATGATCTACCCGGCGATCCTCGTGACGGCGTCGATCATCATCGTCGTCATCATGCTCTTCTACGTGATCCCGACGTTCGCCTCGCTCTTCAAGGATCTCGGCACGACACTCCCCTGGATGACGCAGCTCCTGGTCGACGCCGCGACGTTCCTGCGGTCGATGTGGCAGGTCCTCGTCGCGGCGATCGTCGGCGGGGTCGTCGCCTTCGCCGTATGGAAGCGGAGCCCGTCGGGGCGGGTCGGTTTCGACCGGCTCAAAATGAAGATCCCGCTCATCGGGCCGGCCATCAAGGATTACGCCCAGAACCGCTTCACGCGGACCCTCTCGACGCTCCTCGCGGGGGGCATCCCGCTCGTGACCTCGCTCGAGCTCGCCGCGCGCGCCGTCGGCAACTACGTCCTCGAGAAGGAGCTCATGGACGCCACCGTCCGCGTCCGCGAGGGGCAGTCGCTGTGGGAGTCGCTCGAGCGGACGGGGTACATCGGCGACATGGCGATCGAGATGGTCAAGGTCGGCGAGTCGACGGGCGCGCTCGTCGAGATGCTCGACAACGCATCCGAGTTCTCGGAGGAGGAGATCGACTACCGCCTGTCGAAGATGGTCACGCTCATCGAGCCGCTCATGCTCGTGTTCATGGCGCTCATCGTGACCGGGATGATCCTGGCGATCTACATGCCGCTCTTCCAGGCGGTCGGTAACTCGAAGTTCTAG
- a CDS encoding GspMb/PilO family protein, which produces MTAPRARFDIRRSSGQIALVLGALLLANVVVSIVLVRPKVAEWRQLTDETGPHRKVVKDREKEVQQRETYAASLNKARDDMKRLAEDVLSTRQRRMIAVQLEVTKLVKEFGIAADRVQYDNPTSDNGAMERFGIQVPLQGGYTNLRKFIHAVESSDNFLVIEKVALGQGKTPDSVELNITLATYFIAPDAKLDQLGKKPVAPPKES; this is translated from the coding sequence ATGACGGCCCCGCGCGCCCGCTTCGACATCCGCCGCTCGTCGGGTCAGATCGCGCTCGTGCTCGGCGCTCTCCTGCTCGCGAATGTCGTGGTGTCGATCGTTCTCGTGCGGCCGAAGGTTGCGGAGTGGCGGCAGCTCACCGACGAGACGGGACCGCACCGCAAGGTGGTGAAGGATCGCGAGAAGGAAGTCCAGCAGCGCGAGACGTACGCGGCATCCTTGAACAAGGCGCGCGACGACATGAAGCGCCTCGCCGAGGACGTCCTCTCCACGCGCCAGCGGCGCATGATCGCGGTCCAGCTCGAGGTGACGAAGCTCGTCAAGGAGTTCGGGATCGCCGCCGACCGCGTCCAGTACGACAATCCCACGAGCGACAACGGCGCGATGGAGCGGTTCGGCATCCAGGTGCCGCTCCAGGGCGGCTACACGAACCTGCGCAAGTTCATCCACGCGGTGGAAAGCTCCGACAACTTCCTCGTCATCGAGAAAGTCGCGCTCGGGCAGGGGAAGACGCCCGACTCGGTCGAGCTCAACATCACGCTGGCGACCTACTTCATCGCGCCCGACGCGAAGCTCGATCAGCTCGGCAAGAAGCCCGTGGCCCCGCCGAAGGAGAGCTGA
- a CDS encoding type II secretion system protein, translated as MTRSGERGLTLIELVCCSAIIIILASVAVPVANTWVKRRKELELRRALRDIRSAIDRFQWDVEHNPGMRGTKINATNEDGYPEKLDWLYQGYDIGDAAGTKIKYLRRLPLDPITGKSDWGTRSNKDRPDSLATDGMNIFDVHSKSEAKALDGTKYADW; from the coding sequence ATGACGAGGAGCGGGGAGCGGGGCCTGACCTTGATCGAGCTCGTCTGCTGCTCGGCGATCATCATCATTCTCGCGAGCGTCGCGGTGCCGGTGGCGAACACGTGGGTCAAACGCCGGAAGGAGCTCGAGCTCAGGCGGGCGCTTCGCGACATCCGCTCCGCGATCGACCGGTTCCAGTGGGACGTCGAGCACAACCCCGGCATGCGAGGGACCAAGATCAACGCCACCAACGAAGACGGCTACCCGGAAAAGCTCGACTGGCTCTACCAGGGTTACGACATCGGCGACGCGGCGGGGACGAAAATCAAGTATCTGCGCCGCCTGCCGCTCGACCCGATCACCGGAAAATCCGACTGGGGGACCCGCTCGAACAAGGATCGCCCGGATTCCTTGGCGACCGACGGGATGAACATCTTCGACGTACATTCGAAGAGCGAGGCCAAAGCTCTGGACGGGACGAAGTATGCGGATTGGTAG
- a CDS encoding type II secretion system protein — MAMPRRRKERGALMVALMAGLAIMMILSAVAVQKWADVVRRDNEAEMMFRAQDIVRALRRYQKDQGKLPNELKDLREPGTKGQYFIRHLWKDPLVKGGKWQLLYAAPGGGLFDPSAAPPPDGSNPTTTAQTPFGGGQSLGSPLAGTQLPNQNSGGIPDIIHHDDGTSDVTGLPIAGVKTRSTDMPFRRYRDKDQYKDWVFSIFDQQTTPAPGQAPNPGQTGAPNPSNNGQNLGQQQGGSASFPPR, encoded by the coding sequence GTGGCGATGCCCCGGCGGCGCAAGGAGCGAGGCGCGCTCATGGTCGCGCTCATGGCGGGGCTCGCCATCATGATGATCCTCTCCGCCGTCGCCGTGCAGAAGTGGGCCGACGTCGTGAGGCGCGACAACGAGGCCGAGATGATGTTCCGCGCGCAGGACATCGTCCGCGCCCTGCGCCGCTACCAGAAGGACCAGGGCAAGCTCCCGAACGAGCTCAAGGACCTCCGCGAGCCGGGAACGAAGGGCCAGTACTTCATCCGCCACCTCTGGAAGGATCCGCTCGTCAAGGGCGGGAAGTGGCAGCTCCTCTACGCCGCACCGGGCGGTGGGCTGTTCGACCCGTCGGCGGCGCCTCCCCCGGACGGGAGCAACCCGACGACGACCGCGCAGACGCCGTTCGGCGGCGGCCAGTCGCTCGGCTCGCCGCTCGCGGGTACGCAGCTGCCGAATCAGAACTCGGGCGGCATCCCCGACATCATTCACCACGACGACGGCACGTCGGACGTCACCGGCCTCCCGATCGCCGGCGTCAAGACCCGCTCGACCGACATGCCCTTCCGCCGCTACCGCGACAAGGACCAGTACAAGGACTGGGTCTTCTCGATCTTCGACCAGCAGACGACGCCGGCGCCGGGCCAGGCGCCGAATCCGGGTCAAACGGGAGCTCCGAACCCGAGCAACAACGGTCAGAACCTCGGCCAGCAGCAGGGAGGCAGCGCGAGCTTCCCACCCCGCTGA
- a CDS encoding type II secretion system protein, with product MRIGRSRRRSGERGFTLIELIVVCAIIGILSTVAVANYRRSIVKAKEAALQQDLYTMRTLINQYFADKGKYPDGLQALVDDHYLAVIPRDPFTDSSDTWQTEQAEIDSQEDISQEPGIANVKSGAEGTALDGRSYAEF from the coding sequence ATGCGGATTGGTAGGTCCCGGAGGCGCTCGGGTGAGCGCGGCTTCACGCTCATCGAGCTCATCGTCGTCTGCGCGATCATCGGGATCCTCTCGACGGTCGCCGTGGCGAACTATCGGAGGAGCATCGTGAAAGCGAAGGAGGCGGCCCTCCAGCAGGACCTCTACACGATGCGGACCCTCATCAACCAGTACTTCGCCGACAAGGGGAAGTATCCGGACGGCCTCCAGGCGCTCGTGGACGACCACTACCTCGCGGTCATCCCGCGGGACCCGTTCACGGACAGCTCGGACACCTGGCAGACCGAGCAGGCCGAGATCGACTCGCAAGAGGACATTTCGCAGGAGCCGGGGATCGCGAACGTCAAGAGCGGGGCCGAGGGGACCGCCCTCGACGGACGCTCGTATGCCGAATTCTGA
- a CDS encoding sigma-70 family RNA polymerase sigma factor, with translation MRDDEDLTDLIRAAAGGDHRAFEDLVLRKRERVVRTAFQIVGDLEDARDVAQSVFLRLWRVLQRFDLQRKFDTWLYRITVNLAIDFIRQRGPKGFLQPLPDDAGERLVDPGHGPADAFDVRELQRTFLRLAARLAPKQRATFVLKEIEGLDTAEIARILGITESTVRNHLLQARRVLREGFKKP, from the coding sequence ATGCGGGACGACGAGGACCTGACCGATCTGATCCGCGCCGCTGCGGGCGGCGACCACCGGGCTTTCGAGGATCTCGTCCTGCGAAAGCGCGAACGTGTCGTCCGGACGGCGTTTCAGATCGTAGGCGACCTGGAGGACGCGCGGGATGTGGCCCAAAGCGTTTTTCTCCGGCTCTGGAGGGTGTTGCAGCGGTTCGACCTTCAGCGGAAGTTCGACACTTGGCTGTACCGCATCACCGTGAACCTGGCGATCGATTTCATCCGGCAGCGAGGACCGAAGGGTTTCCTCCAGCCCCTTCCCGACGATGCCGGAGAGCGGCTCGTCGATCCGGGTCACGGACCGGCCGACGCCTTCGACGTCCGCGAACTCCAGCGGACGTTCCTGCGTCTCGCCGCGCGCCTCGCCCCCAAGCAGCGGGCGACGTTCGTCCTCAAGGAGATCGAAGGGCTCGACACCGCCGAGATCGCCCGCATCCTGGGGATCACCGAGTCGACCGTCCGTAACCATCTTCTGCAAGCGCGGCGCGTGCTCCGCGAGGGGTTCAAGAAGCCGTGA